A genomic region of Pseudomonas sp. RSB 5.4 contains the following coding sequences:
- a CDS encoding LuxR C-terminal-related transcriptional regulator, with the protein MTDLSPLPGPASVAVATLDGRFFRPPLPDGYVLRPRLCERLSAGLAGRLLLVCAPAGFGKSSLAVEFCQSLPAHWQSLWLGLSPRDNDPGRFLERLLEGLQDYFPDLGSRALGLLKMRQRHQPFAFEEWLDGLLDELSLQLQPTAPLLLVLDDYHLAQGPVLDRCLQFFLNHLPDGLLVMVTSRQRPDWHLARLRLSRQLLELHEQDLRLTHDEALTLLDRHSSSLRGEALENLIQRSEGWVAGLRFWLLAASEAGSEASLPQALNGGEGLIRDYLLEEVIDCLPAEVQAFLYDTAPQERFCSELCDAVREAHDSAEILRFLLAHQVFLVPLDEHGHWYRYHHLFSDLLRSRPVARPLVPAATLHLRACRWFNAQGLLDEAVEQALRAGHLDVAANLVQNLSEEQLLAEQNVGMLLRWKMDLPDSLLISTPRLIVLYSWALGLACQLDAAEELASHLSRFLPAPSASAQKSMLAQWLALSGIIARGRGHRELTQRYCSEALESLPAKRYGQRLMCLSTLSNLAIADGDLWRARGLNRESLELAQRVGNPLFEALAHYDRARVLQSRGEILRALDEVHQGLDRLRGLSAQRLYAVRARLTLYEGFLLSMRLQPQQARARLLSGLAEARACRDISVLIGHCVIARLDGSAGEFAKAFAELAEAERLMHIWDVPPIYYLAMITLVKCELWLAQGRTDLAEAWLARLGQTYTGERAAAPPEFHPQLPLHVELQQALLDVIKGQPMLAEGRLNVLLENGQQTGRQLLCVMALAQKVALLLGTGREPEARKALSQALEAAAGGVIQPFDALIREYPDWLRSQLHASPALAGQPLLAHFPLVATRPVVESAAAEQLSSRELAVLRLIAQGCSNQEISEQLFISLHTVKTHASHINSKLGVERRTQAVARAKALGLMI; encoded by the coding sequence ATGACTGATCTGTCCCCGCTTCCGGGTCCTGCAAGCGTTGCCGTCGCGACACTGGACGGACGTTTTTTTCGTCCGCCACTGCCCGACGGCTATGTGTTGCGACCGCGTCTGTGTGAACGCCTGAGCGCCGGACTCGCGGGACGGCTGTTGCTGGTCTGCGCCCCCGCCGGCTTCGGCAAGAGCTCGCTGGCGGTGGAGTTCTGTCAAAGCCTGCCGGCGCACTGGCAAAGTCTTTGGCTGGGATTGAGCCCGCGGGATAACGATCCGGGGCGCTTTCTCGAGCGGTTGCTGGAAGGGCTGCAGGATTACTTTCCGGATCTGGGCAGTCGCGCGCTCGGCCTGTTGAAGATGCGTCAGCGCCATCAGCCGTTTGCCTTCGAAGAATGGCTCGACGGCTTGCTCGACGAGTTGTCGCTGCAACTGCAACCCACCGCGCCGTTGCTGCTGGTGCTCGATGATTACCATCTCGCCCAAGGCCCGGTGCTCGATCGTTGCCTGCAGTTCTTCCTCAATCATTTGCCCGATGGCTTGCTGGTCATGGTCACCAGTCGCCAGCGCCCGGACTGGCATCTGGCGCGCCTGCGCCTGTCACGGCAACTGCTGGAACTGCATGAACAGGATCTGCGCCTGACCCACGATGAGGCGCTGACACTGCTCGACCGACACAGCAGTTCATTGCGTGGCGAGGCGCTGGAAAACCTGATCCAGCGCAGCGAGGGGTGGGTGGCCGGGCTGCGTTTCTGGTTGCTGGCGGCATCCGAAGCCGGTAGCGAGGCCTCGTTGCCGCAAGCGCTGAACGGCGGGGAAGGGCTGATTCGCGACTACCTGCTGGAAGAAGTCATCGACTGCCTGCCCGCCGAAGTGCAGGCGTTTCTCTACGACACCGCTCCTCAGGAGCGCTTTTGCAGCGAGCTATGCGACGCGGTGCGCGAAGCCCACGACAGCGCCGAAATCCTGCGGTTTCTGTTGGCGCATCAGGTGTTTCTGGTGCCGCTGGACGAACACGGCCACTGGTATCGCTATCACCATTTGTTTTCCGATCTGCTGCGCAGCCGGCCCGTTGCTCGACCGTTGGTGCCCGCCGCGACGTTACACCTGCGCGCCTGTCGCTGGTTCAATGCGCAAGGCCTGCTCGACGAAGCGGTCGAACAGGCCTTGCGCGCCGGGCATCTGGATGTGGCGGCCAATCTGGTGCAGAACCTGTCCGAGGAACAACTGCTCGCCGAGCAGAACGTCGGCATGCTGCTGCGCTGGAAAATGGACTTGCCCGACAGCCTGCTGATCAGCACGCCACGCTTGATCGTGCTGTACAGCTGGGCGCTGGGGCTGGCCTGTCAGCTTGATGCCGCTGAAGAGCTGGCCAGTCATTTAAGTCGTTTCCTGCCGGCGCCTTCGGCCTCTGCGCAAAAGTCGATGCTCGCACAATGGCTGGCGCTCAGCGGGATCATCGCCCGTGGGCGTGGTCATCGGGAATTGACTCAACGCTATTGCAGCGAAGCGCTGGAAAGCCTGCCGGCCAAGCGCTACGGGCAGCGCCTGATGTGCCTGTCGACCCTGTCCAACCTGGCGATTGCCGACGGCGATCTGTGGCGTGCGCGGGGCCTGAATCGCGAATCCCTTGAGCTGGCGCAGCGGGTCGGCAATCCGTTGTTCGAAGCCTTGGCGCATTACGACCGGGCGCGGGTCCTGCAATCGCGGGGGGAAATACTGCGCGCCCTGGATGAGGTGCATCAGGGCCTTGATCGTCTGCGCGGGCTGTCGGCGCAACGTCTGTACGCGGTGCGTGCGCGGCTGACGCTGTATGAAGGTTTTCTGCTGTCGATGCGCCTGCAACCGCAGCAGGCCCGAGCCCGATTGCTGAGCGGTCTGGCCGAAGCGCGGGCCTGCCGCGATATCAGCGTATTGATCGGTCACTGCGTGATCGCCCGTCTGGACGGCAGCGCCGGCGAGTTCGCCAAGGCCTTCGCCGAACTCGCTGAAGCCGAGCGTCTGATGCACATCTGGGATGTGCCGCCGATCTACTACCTGGCGATGATCACCCTGGTCAAATGCGAACTGTGGCTGGCGCAGGGCCGTACCGATCTGGCCGAAGCCTGGCTGGCGCGACTTGGCCAGACCTACACCGGCGAGCGCGCAGCGGCGCCACCGGAGTTTCATCCACAGTTGCCGCTGCACGTCGAACTGCAGCAGGCGTTGCTTGATGTGATCAAAGGCCAGCCGATGCTCGCCGAAGGGCGACTGAACGTGCTGCTGGAAAACGGTCAGCAAACCGGACGCCAGTTGCTGTGTGTCATGGCGCTGGCGCAGAAGGTCGCCTTGTTGCTGGGCACCGGCCGCGAACCGGAGGCGCGCAAGGCGTTGAGTCAGGCGCTGGAAGCGGCGGCTGGCGGCGTGATACAGCCGTTTGACGCGCTGATCAGAGAATATCCGGACTGGTTACGCAGCCAATTGCACGCCTCACCGGCGTTGGCAGGACAGCCGTTACTGGCGCATTTTCCGCTGGTGGCGACTCGGCCAGTGGTTGAGTCCGCCGCTGCTGAACAACTCAGCAGCCGGGAGCTGGCGGTGCTGCGCTTGATTGCTCAAGGCTGTTCCAATCAGGAAATCAGCGAACAGCTGTTCATTTCGCTGCATACCGTGAAAACCCATGCCAGCCATATCAACAGCAAGTTGGGGGTTGAGCGGCGTACGCAGGCGGTGGCGCGGGCCAAGGCGCTGGGGTTAATGATCTAG
- a CDS encoding MBL fold metallo-hydrolase, producing the protein MTVTAPALIRETFPVGPLQCNCTIIGDPLTKKAIVVDPGGNPDLIMARLDALGLKVVSIIHTHAHLDHFLASGQMKERTGATLHLHKEDQFLWDNLEMQCQMFGVPYTPVPSPDRWLSDDEELACGCGVALHTPGHTPGSMSFWFSEAKLLIAGDTLFRRGVGRTDLWGGDQATIVRSIKQRLYTLDEDATVVAGHGPDTRLGDEMRENPFVRA; encoded by the coding sequence ATGACTGTTACAGCACCTGCGCTCATCCGCGAAACCTTCCCCGTCGGCCCGCTCCAGTGCAACTGCACGATCATCGGCGATCCGCTGACGAAAAAAGCCATCGTCGTCGACCCGGGCGGCAATCCCGATCTGATCATGGCGCGCCTCGATGCACTGGGTCTGAAAGTGGTCAGCATTATCCACACTCATGCGCATCTTGATCATTTTCTCGCCTCCGGACAGATGAAAGAGAGAACCGGCGCAACGCTGCATCTGCACAAAGAGGATCAGTTCCTGTGGGACAACCTCGAAATGCAATGCCAGATGTTCGGCGTGCCGTACACGCCGGTGCCATCGCCGGATCGCTGGTTGAGCGACGATGAAGAACTGGCTTGCGGCTGCGGTGTGGCGCTGCATACGCCGGGACATACACCCGGTTCCATGAGCTTTTGGTTTTCCGAGGCTAAGCTGTTGATTGCCGGCGACACGTTGTTTCGTCGTGGCGTAGGACGCACGGATTTGTGGGGCGGCGATCAGGCGACCATCGTGCGATCAATCAAGCAGCGGCTGTACACCCTGGACGAAGATGCGACAGTGGTCGCTGGGCATGGTCCGGACACGCGTCTTGGGGATGAAATGCGGGAAAACCCGTTCGTGCGCGCCTAA
- a CDS encoding acyl-CoA dehydrogenase family protein, with protein sequence MIPRTLFSSEHELFRDSVRTFLEKEAVPFHAQWEKQGHIDRKLWNKAGEAGMLCSHLPEEYGGLGADFLYSAVVIEEVGRLGLTGIGFSLHSDIVAPYILHYGSEALKHKYLPKLVSGEMVSAIAMTEPGAGSDLQGVKTTAVLDGDEYVINGSKTFITNGFLADLVIVVAKTDPKAGAKGTSLFVVEANTPGFEKGKRLEKVGMKAQDTSELFFQDVCVPKENLLGQAGAGFAYLMQELPQERLTVAIGGLASAEAALKWTLDYTRDRKAFGKAIADFQNTRFKLAEMATEIQIGRVFVDKCLELHLQGKLDVPTAAMAKYWGTDLQCKVLDECVQLHGGYGFMWEYPVARAWADARVQRIYAGTNEIMKEIIARSL encoded by the coding sequence ATGATCCCCAGAACCTTGTTCAGCTCCGAGCACGAATTGTTCCGCGACAGCGTACGAACCTTCCTCGAAAAAGAGGCCGTGCCGTTCCATGCGCAGTGGGAGAAACAAGGCCACATCGACCGCAAACTGTGGAACAAGGCGGGGGAGGCGGGGATGCTCTGCTCGCATCTGCCGGAGGAGTATGGCGGTCTGGGGGCGGACTTTCTGTACAGCGCGGTGGTGATCGAAGAGGTCGGTCGTCTCGGCCTGACCGGTATCGGTTTCTCGCTGCATTCGGACATCGTTGCGCCGTACATCCTGCATTACGGCAGTGAAGCGCTGAAGCACAAGTACCTGCCGAAACTGGTCTCGGGCGAGATGGTCAGCGCGATTGCGATGACCGAGCCGGGCGCCGGTTCCGACCTGCAAGGGGTCAAGACCACCGCAGTGCTGGATGGCGACGAGTATGTGATCAACGGCTCCAAGACCTTCATCACCAACGGCTTCCTCGCTGACCTGGTGATCGTGGTCGCCAAGACCGATCCAAAGGCCGGCGCCAAGGGCACCAGCCTGTTTGTGGTGGAAGCGAATACGCCGGGCTTCGAGAAGGGCAAACGCCTGGAGAAGGTCGGAATGAAGGCTCAGGACACGTCGGAATTGTTCTTCCAGGACGTGTGCGTACCGAAAGAAAACCTGCTGGGTCAGGCCGGCGCAGGGTTTGCCTACCTGATGCAGGAATTGCCGCAGGAACGTCTTACGGTGGCGATTGGTGGCCTGGCCTCAGCCGAAGCCGCGCTGAAATGGACGCTGGATTACACCCGTGATCGCAAGGCGTTCGGCAAGGCAATTGCCGACTTCCAGAACACCCGTTTCAAACTGGCGGAAATGGCCACGGAAATTCAGATCGGTCGAGTATTTGTCGACAAGTGCCTGGAATTGCATCTGCAGGGCAAGCTCGACGTGCCGACAGCGGCGATGGCCAAATACTGGGGCACCGACCTGCAATGCAAGGTGCTCGACGAGTGCGTGCAGTTGCATGGCGGCTACGGCTTCATGTGGGAATACCCGGTGGCGCGGGCATGGGCGGATGCGCGCGTGCAGCGCATATATGCCGGCACCAATGAGATCATGAAGGAGATCATTGCGCGGTCGCTGTGA
- the zapE gene encoding cell division protein ZapE, which yields MTPLERYQADLKRPDFFHDAAQETAVRHLQRLYDDLIAAEQNKPGLLGKLFGKKDQTPVKGLYFWGGVGRGKTYLVDTFFEALPFKEKTRTHFHRFMERVHEEMKTLGGEKNPLTIIAKRFATESRVICFDEFFVSDITDAMILGTLMEELFKNGVTLVATSNIVPDGLYKDGLQRARFLPAIALIKQNTEIVNVDSGVDYRLRHLEQAELFHYPLDEAAHESLRKSFKALTPECTAAVENDVLIIENREIRALRTCDDVAWFDFRELCDGPRSQNDYIELGKIFHAVLLSGVEQMSVTTDDIARRFINMVDEFYDRNVKLIISAEVELKDLYTGGRLTFEFQRTLSRLLEMQSHEFLSRAHKP from the coding sequence ATGACGCCCCTAGAACGATACCAAGCTGATCTGAAACGCCCGGACTTCTTCCATGACGCCGCGCAGGAAACTGCTGTGCGTCATCTGCAGCGCCTGTACGACGATCTGATCGCGGCCGAGCAGAACAAGCCGGGTTTGCTGGGCAAGCTGTTTGGCAAAAAGGATCAGACGCCGGTCAAGGGTCTGTACTTCTGGGGCGGCGTGGGCCGCGGCAAGACTTACCTGGTCGACACCTTCTTTGAAGCGCTGCCGTTCAAGGAAAAGACCCGCACTCACTTCCACCGCTTCATGGAGCGTGTGCACGAAGAGATGAAAACCCTCGGCGGCGAGAAAAACCCGCTGACCATCATCGCCAAGCGTTTTGCGACCGAGTCGCGAGTGATCTGCTTCGATGAATTCTTCGTCTCCGACATCACCGACGCGATGATCCTCGGCACGCTGATGGAAGAGCTGTTCAAGAACGGCGTGACCCTGGTCGCGACCTCGAACATCGTTCCGGACGGCCTGTACAAGGACGGCCTGCAACGTGCGCGCTTCCTGCCGGCCATCGCGCTGATCAAGCAGAACACCGAAATCGTCAACGTCGACAGCGGTGTCGACTACCGTCTGCGTCATCTCGAACAAGCGGAGCTGTTCCACTATCCGCTGGACGAAGCGGCGCACGAAAGCCTGCGCAAGAGCTTCAAGGCACTCACACCAGAGTGCACCGCAGCGGTCGAGAACGATGTGCTGATCATTGAAAACCGTGAAATCCGTGCCCTGCGCACCTGCGACGACGTGGCCTGGTTCGACTTCCGCGAACTGTGCGACGGCCCGCGCAGCCAGAACGATTACATCGAGCTGGGCAAGATCTTCCACGCCGTGCTGCTCAGTGGTGTCGAGCAGATGAGCGTCACCACTGACGACATCGCCCGTCGCTTCATCAACATGGTCGACGAGTTCTACGACCGTAACGTCAAGCTGATCATTTCTGCCGAAGTCGAGTTGAAAGACCTGTACACCGGCGGACGCCTGACGTTCGAATTCCAGCGTACGCTCAGCCGTCTGCTGGAGATGCAATCGCACGAATTCCTGTCGCGGGCGCACAAGCCTTAA
- a CDS encoding tryptophan--tRNA ligase → MTNRTRILTGITTTGTPHLGNYAGAIRPAILASRDSNADSFYFLADYHALIKCDDPLRIQRSRLEIAATWLAGGLDVDRVTFYRQSDIPEIPELTWLLTCVAAKGLLNRAHAYKASVDKNVETGEDPDAGITMGLYSYPVLMAADILMFNAHKVPVGRDQIQHVEMARDIGQRFNHLFGQGKEFFTMPEALIEESVATLPGLDGRKMSKSYDNTIPLFSSAKEMKDAISRIVTDSKAPGEAKDPDNSHLFTLFQAFATPAQADEFRSELLGGLGWGEAKNRLFQLLDNELGESRERYHQLIERPADLEDILQHGAKKARAVATPFLNELREAVGLRSFVNQVQVAATTKKKAAKAARFVSFREDDGSFRFRLLAADGEQLLLSRNFADGKTAGQVTKQLQAGQALDIRNQDLSFSVWLEGECVGDSPTFADAAARDAAIEALRVALTPVQD, encoded by the coding sequence ATGACGAACCGTACCCGTATCCTCACCGGCATCACCACCACCGGCACGCCGCACCTGGGCAACTACGCCGGCGCCATTCGCCCGGCGATCCTCGCCAGCCGCGACAGCAATGCCGATTCGTTCTACTTCCTGGCCGACTACCACGCCCTGATCAAATGCGATGACCCGCTGCGCATCCAGCGCTCGCGTCTGGAAATCGCCGCGACCTGGCTGGCCGGTGGCCTCGATGTTGACCGTGTGACCTTCTATCGCCAGTCCGACATCCCGGAAATCCCTGAGCTGACCTGGCTGCTGACCTGCGTCGCGGCCAAGGGCCTGCTCAACCGTGCGCACGCCTACAAGGCTTCGGTGGACAAGAACGTCGAAACCGGTGAAGACCCGGATGCCGGGATCACCATGGGCCTCTACAGCTACCCGGTGCTGATGGCGGCGGACATCCTGATGTTCAACGCGCACAAGGTGCCGGTCGGTCGCGACCAGATCCAGCACGTGGAAATGGCCCGTGATATCGGTCAGCGCTTCAACCATCTGTTTGGCCAGGGCAAGGAGTTCTTCACCATGCCCGAAGCACTGATCGAGGAAAGCGTGGCAACCCTGCCAGGCCTCGATGGGCGCAAGATGTCTAAGAGCTACGACAACACCATTCCGCTGTTCTCCAGCGCCAAAGAGATGAAGGACGCGATCTCGCGGATCGTCACCGACTCCAAGGCGCCGGGCGAGGCGAAAGATCCGGACAACTCGCACCTGTTCACTCTGTTTCAGGCGTTCGCAACGCCTGCGCAGGCTGACGAATTCCGTAGCGAACTGCTCGGTGGTCTGGGCTGGGGCGAGGCGAAGAACCGTCTGTTCCAGTTGCTGGATAACGAGCTGGGCGAGTCCCGCGAGCGTTACCACCAGTTGATCGAGCGCCCGGCGGATCTGGAAGACATCCTGCAACACGGCGCGAAAAAGGCCCGTGCGGTGGCGACGCCGTTCCTCAACGAGCTGCGCGAAGCGGTCGGTCTGCGTTCTTTCGTCAATCAGGTGCAAGTTGCTGCGACCACCAAGAAGAAGGCCGCGAAAGCCGCACGTTTCGTCAGTTTCCGTGAAGACGACGGCAGCTTCCGTTTCCGTCTGCTGGCGGCCGATGGCGAGCAACTGCTGCTGTCGCGCAACTTCGCCGACGGCAAAACCGCCGGGCAGGTGACCAAGCAACTGCAGGCCGGTCAGGCGTTGGACATTCGCAATCAAGACCTGAGCTTCAGCGTGTGGCTGGAAGGCGAGTGCGTTGGCGACAGCCCGACGTTCGCCGACGCTGCTGCGCGGGACGCGGCCATCGAGGCTCTGCGCGTTGCGCTGACCCCGGTTCAGGACTAA
- a CDS encoding OmpA family lipoprotein, translating to MFTTPRLIIVATAVAMLAGCASPNPYDNQGQADGGGVSKTAKYGGLGALAGALAGAAIDHNNRGKGALIGAAVVGASAAGYGYYADQQEKKLRASMANTGVEVQRQGDQIKLIMPGNITFATDSANIAPSFYQPLNNLANSLKEFNQNQIEIVGYTDSTGSRQHNMDLSQRRAQSVATYLTSQGVSGANLSARGAGPDNPIASNGDVNGRAQNRRVEVNLKAIPGQQYGGQQQPQPGTVQQYP from the coding sequence ATGTTCACCACGCCTCGTTTGATTATTGTTGCTACCGCTGTGGCCATGTTGGCCGGCTGCGCCTCGCCCAACCCGTATGACAATCAGGGCCAGGCCGATGGCGGTGGTGTGAGCAAGACCGCTAAATACGGCGGCCTCGGCGCTTTGGCCGGTGCGTTGGCCGGTGCTGCCATCGACCACAACAACCGTGGCAAGGGCGCGTTGATCGGCGCAGCTGTCGTCGGTGCTTCGGCCGCCGGCTACGGCTATTACGCCGATCAGCAAGAGAAAAAATTGCGCGCCAGCATGGCCAACACCGGGGTTGAAGTTCAGCGTCAGGGCGATCAGATCAAGCTGATCATGCCGGGCAACATCACCTTCGCCACCGATTCGGCGAACATCGCCCCAAGCTTCTACCAGCCGCTGAACAACCTGGCGAACTCGCTGAAAGAGTTCAACCAGAACCAGATCGAAATCGTCGGCTACACCGACAGCACTGGCAGCCGCCAGCACAACATGGACCTGTCCCAGCGTCGTGCGCAGAGCGTGGCGACCTACCTGACGTCGCAAGGTGTCAGCGGTGCCAACCTGAGCGCCCGTGGTGCCGGCCCGGATAACCCGATTGCCAGCAACGGCGACGTCAATGGCCGTGCGCAGAACCGCCGCGTCGAGGTCAACCTGAAGGCGATTCCGGGTCAGCAGTATGGTGGTCAGCAGCAGCCGCAGCCGGGCACAGTGCAGCAGTATCCGTAA
- a CDS encoding alpha/beta fold hydrolase, with translation MRETPVVIAGPVGQIEALYLDNEQPNGIALICHPNPVQGGTMLNKVVSTLQRTARDAGLITLRFNYRGVGASEGTHDMGSGEVDDAQAAAAWLLEKHPELPLTLFGFSFGGFVAASLGGRLEAQGVQLKQLFMVAPAVMRLGDQDQLPQHGELTVIQPETDEVIDPQLVYDWSAKLQRPHELLKVAECGHFFHGKLTDLKDLILPRLSN, from the coding sequence ATGCGTGAAACCCCTGTAGTGATTGCCGGCCCAGTCGGCCAGATTGAAGCGCTGTACCTGGATAACGAGCAGCCAAACGGCATCGCGCTGATCTGCCATCCCAACCCGGTGCAGGGCGGCACCATGCTCAACAAGGTCGTCTCGACCCTGCAGCGCACCGCGCGCGACGCCGGTCTGATTACCTTGCGCTTCAACTATCGCGGTGTCGGCGCCAGCGAAGGTACGCACGACATGGGCAGCGGTGAAGTCGACGATGCTCAGGCTGCCGCCGCATGGCTACTGGAAAAGCATCCGGAGCTGCCGCTAACCCTGTTCGGTTTCTCCTTCGGCGGATTTGTTGCAGCAAGTCTCGGCGGTCGTCTTGAAGCTCAAGGCGTGCAGCTCAAGCAGCTGTTCATGGTCGCGCCAGCGGTGATGCGTCTGGGCGATCAGGATCAACTGCCACAGCACGGCGAGCTGACCGTGATCCAGCCGGAAACCGACGAAGTGATCGATCCGCAACTGGTCTACGACTGGTCGGCAAAACTCCAGCGCCCCCATGAGCTGCTGAAAGTGGCAGAATGCGGACACTTTTTTCATGGCAAGCTGACCGATCTCAAGGATCTGATCCTGCCGCGTCTCTCGAATTGA
- a CDS encoding GlxA family transcriptional regulator codes for MQAKDFFHLASLRYGKQLGHGLTPAFETRLVSPDGKPVNSFSDVMMPVDGALENADVIILPAFWDDFDTLCGRYPQILPWLREQHARGAVLCGEATGVFWLAEAGLLNGKEATTYWRFFNAFAERFPKVYLNQDKHLTDADNLYCAGGTTSACDLYIYLIERFCGANVAQAVARDILYEVQRSYSPGRIGFGGQKLHQDVIILQIQHWLEEHFADKFRFEDVAREHGMSIRNFMRRFQTATGDKPLHYLQRLRIETAKGLLSGSRKSIKTISYEVGYDDASFFARLFRQHTELSPNQYRQQFQQAA; via the coding sequence ATGCAGGCCAAGGATTTCTTCCATCTAGCCAGCCTGCGTTACGGCAAACAACTGGGCCACGGCCTGACTCCGGCGTTCGAAACCCGCCTGGTCAGCCCCGACGGTAAACCGGTGAACAGTTTCAGTGACGTGATGATGCCGGTGGACGGCGCCCTGGAAAACGCCGACGTGATTATCCTCCCGGCGTTCTGGGACGATTTCGATACGCTTTGCGGCCGTTATCCGCAGATCCTGCCATGGCTGCGCGAGCAGCACGCCCGCGGCGCCGTATTGTGCGGCGAAGCCACCGGGGTGTTCTGGCTGGCCGAGGCCGGACTGCTCAATGGCAAGGAAGCGACCACCTACTGGCGCTTCTTCAATGCCTTCGCCGAGCGCTTCCCCAAGGTGTACCTCAATCAGGACAAGCACCTGACCGACGCCGACAATCTGTATTGCGCCGGCGGCACCACTTCAGCCTGCGACCTCTATATTTACCTGATCGAACGCTTCTGTGGCGCCAACGTCGCGCAAGCCGTGGCCCGCGACATTCTGTATGAAGTGCAGCGCAGTTACTCGCCGGGACGTATCGGTTTCGGCGGCCAGAAGCTGCACCAGGACGTGATCATCCTGCAGATCCAGCACTGGCTCGAAGAGCATTTCGCCGACAAGTTCCGCTTCGAAGACGTGGCCCGCGAGCACGGCATGAGCATCCGCAATTTCATGCGTCGCTTCCAGACCGCCACCGGCGACAAACCTCTGCACTACCTGCAACGGCTGCGTATCGAGACCGCCAAGGGCTTGCTGTCCGGCAGTCGAAAAAGCATCAAGACCATCAGTTATGAGGTCGGTTACGACGATGCGAGCTTCTTTGCGCGACTGTTCCGCCAGCATACGGAGCTGTCACCAAACCAGTATCGGCAGCAGTTTCAGCAGGCTGCATAA
- a CDS encoding DUF1043 family protein translates to MEHSLLVWLLPTLALVVGVAIGFLIARVAPNAAPSRTQRQLDDIQERFDSYQNEVVTHFNSTATLVKKLTQSYQEVQDHLAEGANRLALDEQTRQRLIAALHADAAQAPRERLTPPRDQEPPRDYAPKNPNSPGMLDEHYGLKK, encoded by the coding sequence GTGGAACACTCGCTCTTAGTTTGGTTGTTACCGACTCTTGCCCTGGTTGTGGGTGTCGCCATTGGATTCCTGATCGCTCGCGTCGCACCGAATGCCGCGCCGAGCCGCACGCAGCGTCAACTGGATGATATCCAGGAGCGTTTCGACAGCTATCAAAACGAGGTGGTCACCCACTTCAACAGCACCGCGACGCTGGTCAAGAAGCTGACCCAGAGCTATCAGGAAGTGCAGGATCATCTCGCCGAGGGCGCCAACCGCCTGGCCCTGGACGAGCAGACCCGTCAACGCCTGATCGCCGCTTTGCACGCCGATGCCGCCCAGGCACCGCGCGAACGCCTGACGCCGCCGCGCGATCAGGAGCCGCCACGCGACTACGCGCCGAAAAACCCGAACTCGCCGGGCATGCTCGATGAGCACTATGGTTTGAAGAAATAA